The DNA region CGGCGCCAGATCCTCCAGCCCCTCGGTCACCGGATGACGATGGCCAAGGTCGGTCACGGCAGGCCGGAAGCCCTCTTCGATCACCCGCGCCGTCGGCTCCACCGGCAAAACCTCGGCCAGCGGCGAGCGCCAGAGCGAATCCACCGCGCCGAACTCGGGGCCCGATGCCACAAGAACCGTGCCGCCTTCCTTCACGTAATCCGCCACGTTCTGCAGATAGGACATCGGCAGGATGCCCCGCATCCGATAGCGGTCGAAGATGATCAGGTCGAACTCCTTGATCTTCTCGACGAACAATTCCCGCGTCGGAAAGGCGATCAGCGACAGCTCGTCCACCGGGATGCCGTCCTGCTTTTCCGGCGGACGCAAAATGGTGAAATGCACCAGATCCACCGAGGCATCGGACTTCAACAGGTTGCGCCAGACCCGCTCGCCCGCATGGGGCTCGCCCGAAACCAGCAGCACCCGCAGGCGGTCGCGCACGCCGTTGATCTGCACGATGGCGCTGTTGTTGCGGTCGGTGATCTCTCCGTCAGCCGGCGCCACGGAAAAGCGCAGCACGTTCATGCCGCCGTGCTGCAACATCACCGGAACGTCCAGATCGCTGCCCACCGGCACCAGGTAGGTCTGGGGCGGTGCATCGTCCACCGCAATCTCGACCTCGGCCTCCTGGCCAAAGCCCGGCGGCACCGCGCCCTCGTCATCGACGCGCAGCTTCAGCCGCACCTCCTCGCCCAAAATGGCAAAGGCCGGCGCGTCCTTGATCGTCAGCCGCCGGTCCCAGTCCGACGACCGCCCGGTCAACAGCACATGCAGGGGCGCCGGAAGGTCCGGCGTCAGCGCCATGTCATGCACCTGCCCATCCGTCACCAGAATGGCCCCGGCCAGACGCGCGCGCGGTTCGGCCGCCATCGCCTCGGCCAGCGCCGTCATGGCCAGCGTTCCGGCATTGTCCGGCCCATCGCCCACCGTCACCACGCGCAACTCGGTATCGGGCAGGGCCGCGACCTCGGCCTCGATCCGCGCCACCGCGCGGGCGGTCTGGTCGGGCCGGTCGCCCAGTTTCTGGCTGGCGCTTTCATCCACCACCAGGATAACGATGTCCGACAGCGGCGCCTGCTCTTCCTCTTGCAGCACCGGCCCGGCCAGGGCCGCGATCACCAGCGCCAGCGCCACGCCGCGCAGCGCCCATCCCGGCAGGCCGCGCCACAGCGCCACCGCCACCAGCACCACCGCCAGACCGGTCAGCGCCCAGATCAGCGGCCAGGCCACCAGCGGATCGAACACCAGGCTTTGCGACATGCCGTTCACTGGCCCAGCCTTTCCAGAAGCGCGGGCACATGGACCTGGTCGGATTTGTAGT from Neotabrizicola shimadae includes:
- a CDS encoding glutamine amidotransferase translates to MSQSLVFDPLVAWPLIWALTGLAVVLVAVALWRGLPGWALRGVALALVIAALAGPVLQEEEQAPLSDIVILVVDESASQKLGDRPDQTARAVARIEAEVAALPDTELRVVTVGDGPDNAGTLAMTALAEAMAAEPRARLAGAILVTDGQVHDMALTPDLPAPLHVLLTGRSSDWDRRLTIKDAPAFAILGEEVRLKLRVDDEGAVPPGFGQEAEVEIAVDDAPPQTYLVPVGSDLDVPVMLQHGGMNVLRFSVAPADGEITDRNNSAIVQINGVRDRLRVLLVSGEPHAGERVWRNLLKSDASVDLVHFTILRPPEKQDGIPVDELSLIAFPTRELFVEKIKEFDLIIFDRYRMRGILPMSYLQNVADYVKEGGTVLVASGPEFGAVDSLWRSPLAEVLPVEPTARVIEEGFRPAVTDLGHRHPVTEGLEDLAPEGGWGRWFRMVEVNPLEGEVLMTGPDERPLLVVNRVGEGRVAVLASDHAWLWGRGYEGGGPQLELLRRLAHWMLKEPELEEEALTATANGQVLTITRRTIEEEPPGPVTVTGPDGAIVSLDMAAETPGRYSVDWQAPQIGLYRLEQGDLTRVVAVGPAAPKEFEQALASPDLVAPAVEARRGGVLSIEDGLPDVRQVGEGRAAAGRGWIGVTPRGAALTEDLSVAPLLPAWVWLVLAALFAVAAWLVEGRRGTPRRA